A stretch of Microbacterium caowuchunii DNA encodes these proteins:
- a CDS encoding alpha-1,4-glucan--maltose-1-phosphate maltosyltransferase produces the protein MALQTRSPKNPPAWRSASALPIRPAADIGAAGDTVTGRIPLADPRPAALDPAFSPSAFAGEVVPFRVTAFREGHDLIGVRLRLTAPDGGESLHALRPIGNGLDHWSAEVALLVQGTWSFRFEAYGDDFATWQHAAALKIAAGVDVALMRETGALLFDRAQAEADRPASERRVLQERARDLRDPDLDAAAALAIVGDEMLTGFFRARPLTSLLTVGRTTDLLVERERAGVGAWYEFFPRSEGASVREDGTIASGTFRTAMARLPQVADMGFDVLYLPPIHPIGRTNRKGPNNTLEAGPADPGSPWAIGGPDGGHDAVHPDLGTLADFRAFVAEAGRLGLEVALDLALQASPDHPWVTEHPEWFTTLPDGSIAFAENPPKKYQDIYPVNFDNDPEGIRAEVLRVVRHWIAQGVRIFRVDNPHTKPLQFWEWLIRTVNAESPDVVFLAEAFTRPAPMQALAQAGFQQSYTYFTWRNTKTELEQFLDEISHTTSDFLRPNLFVNTPDILTEYLQYGGRPAYKIRAAIAATAAPTYGVYAGYELFENVARPGSEENIDNEKYEYKLRDWAGAEANGDSLAPYLRRLNEIRRAHPALRQLRNLSIQWSDDDAILVYAKHLDAAVAPDGVADTILVVVNVDPHSVRQTTVHLDTRVWGVEPGLPFLVEDLLTGQTWTWTDHDFVRLDAFSEPVHILHVKGIA, from the coding sequence GTGGCCCTCCAGACCCGTTCCCCGAAGAACCCGCCCGCCTGGCGCAGCGCGTCCGCCCTCCCCATCCGTCCCGCAGCCGACATCGGCGCGGCCGGTGACACGGTGACCGGACGCATCCCGCTCGCGGACCCGCGGCCCGCCGCCCTCGACCCGGCGTTCTCGCCCTCTGCCTTCGCCGGCGAGGTCGTGCCGTTCCGGGTGACGGCGTTCCGGGAGGGACACGACCTCATCGGCGTCCGCCTCCGGCTCACGGCTCCGGACGGCGGGGAGTCCCTCCACGCACTGCGGCCGATCGGCAACGGTCTGGACCACTGGAGCGCGGAGGTCGCCCTCCTCGTCCAGGGCACGTGGTCGTTCCGATTCGAGGCGTACGGCGACGATTTCGCGACCTGGCAGCATGCAGCGGCCCTGAAGATCGCCGCGGGGGTGGATGTCGCCCTCATGCGCGAGACGGGCGCACTGCTGTTCGACCGGGCGCAGGCGGAGGCGGACCGCCCCGCCTCCGAGCGCCGAGTGCTGCAGGAGCGTGCGCGGGATCTGCGCGACCCGGATCTCGACGCCGCTGCGGCGCTCGCGATCGTCGGCGACGAGATGCTCACCGGGTTCTTCCGCGCCCGGCCGCTCACGTCGCTGCTCACCGTCGGACGGACGACCGACCTCCTGGTCGAGCGCGAGCGCGCCGGCGTCGGCGCCTGGTACGAATTCTTCCCGCGTTCCGAGGGAGCGAGCGTCCGCGAGGACGGGACCATCGCGAGCGGGACGTTCCGTACGGCGATGGCGCGGCTCCCCCAGGTGGCCGACATGGGCTTCGACGTCCTGTACCTGCCCCCGATCCACCCCATCGGCCGAACCAACCGCAAGGGGCCCAACAACACGCTCGAAGCCGGTCCCGCCGACCCCGGCTCCCCGTGGGCGATCGGCGGCCCCGACGGCGGGCACGACGCCGTGCACCCCGATCTCGGCACGCTCGCCGACTTCCGCGCGTTCGTCGCCGAGGCCGGACGGCTGGGGCTCGAGGTCGCCCTCGACCTCGCGCTGCAGGCGTCGCCGGACCATCCCTGGGTCACCGAGCATCCGGAGTGGTTCACCACCCTCCCCGACGGCTCGATCGCGTTCGCCGAGAACCCGCCGAAGAAGTACCAGGACATCTACCCGGTGAACTTCGACAACGACCCGGAGGGCATCCGCGCCGAGGTCCTGCGTGTGGTGCGCCACTGGATCGCGCAGGGGGTGCGGATCTTCCGCGTCGACAACCCGCACACGAAGCCGCTGCAGTTCTGGGAGTGGCTCATCCGCACCGTGAACGCCGAGTCCCCCGACGTCGTCTTCCTCGCCGAGGCCTTCACCCGCCCGGCACCCATGCAGGCGCTCGCCCAGGCCGGTTTCCAGCAGAGCTACACCTACTTCACCTGGCGCAACACCAAGACCGAGCTCGAGCAGTTCCTGGACGAGATCTCCCACACCACGTCGGATTTCCTGCGTCCGAACCTCTTCGTGAACACGCCGGACATCCTCACCGAGTACCTGCAGTACGGTGGCCGCCCGGCGTACAAGATCCGCGCGGCGATCGCCGCGACGGCCGCCCCCACCTACGGCGTGTACGCCGGCTACGAGCTCTTCGAGAACGTCGCCCGCCCGGGCAGCGAAGAGAACATCGACAACGAGAAGTACGAGTACAAGCTGCGGGACTGGGCCGGCGCCGAGGCGAACGGCGATTCGCTGGCGCCCTACCTGCGGCGGCTGAACGAGATCCGCCGCGCCCACCCGGCGCTCCGGCAACTGCGCAACCTGTCGATCCAGTGGAGCGACGACGACGCCATCCTGGTCTACGCGAAGCACCTGGACGCCGCGGTGGCGCCGGACGGCGTCGCCGACACCATCCTCGTGGTGGTCAATGTCGATCCGCACTCGGTGCGCCAGACGACGGTCCACCTCGACACCCGGGTCTGGGGGGTGGAACCGGGCCTGCCCTTCCTCGTCGAGGACCTGCTCACCGGCCAGACCTGGACGTGGACGGATCACGACTTCGTCCGCCTGGATGCGTTCTCGGAACCCGTCCACATCCTGCACGTGAAGGGCATCGCATGA
- the mnmA gene encoding tRNA 2-thiouridine(34) synthase MnmA: MRILAAMSGGVDSAVAAARAVEAGHEVVGVHLALSRAGGTLRTGSRGCCTIEDAMDARRAADRLGIPFYVWDFSERFRDDVIEDFVSEYRAGRTPNPCMRCNEKIKFAALLERALELGFDAVCTGHYATLVETPDGPELHRASDQAKDQSYVLGVLTAEQLAHTYFPLGSTPSKALVRAEAAERGLTVAQKPDSHDICFIPDGDTRGWLAERVGIAEGDIVDRSGAVVGQHEGAHGYTVGQRRGLSLGVPAPDGKPRFVLEVRPVSNTVVVGPREALATAEISGHRHSWAGRAPQESAFACDVQIRAHADPVPAWATWQDGALTVRPEVPFEGVAPGQTAVLYVGTRVLGQFTIDRTVSAVPAA, translated from the coding sequence ATGCGAATCCTTGCGGCGATGAGCGGTGGCGTCGATTCCGCCGTGGCGGCGGCGCGCGCCGTCGAGGCCGGCCACGAGGTCGTCGGGGTGCATCTCGCCCTCTCCCGGGCCGGGGGCACGCTGCGGACGGGCAGTCGCGGGTGCTGCACGATCGAGGACGCGATGGACGCCCGGCGGGCGGCGGACCGCCTCGGCATCCCCTTCTACGTGTGGGACTTCTCGGAGCGCTTCCGCGACGACGTGATCGAGGACTTCGTCTCGGAGTACCGGGCCGGACGCACGCCCAACCCGTGCATGCGCTGCAACGAGAAGATCAAGTTCGCCGCGCTGCTCGAGCGCGCGCTGGAGCTCGGCTTCGACGCGGTGTGCACGGGGCACTACGCCACCCTGGTCGAGACGCCGGACGGCCCGGAGCTGCATCGCGCGTCGGATCAGGCGAAGGACCAGTCCTACGTGCTCGGCGTGCTCACCGCGGAGCAGCTCGCCCACACCTATTTCCCGCTGGGATCGACACCGTCCAAGGCGCTGGTCAGGGCCGAGGCCGCCGAACGGGGCCTGACGGTCGCTCAGAAGCCGGACAGTCACGACATCTGCTTCATCCCCGACGGGGACACCCGGGGCTGGCTGGCCGAGCGGGTCGGCATCGCCGAGGGCGACATCGTCGACCGTTCCGGCGCGGTCGTGGGGCAGCACGAGGGCGCCCACGGCTACACGGTCGGCCAGCGCCGCGGCCTGTCGCTCGGAGTGCCCGCACCCGACGGGAAGCCGAGGTTCGTCCTGGAGGTCCGGCCCGTCTCGAACACCGTCGTCGTCGGTCCCCGCGAGGCGCTCGCCACCGCCGAGATCTCCGGGCACCGGCACTCCTGGGCGGGGCGCGCCCCGCAGGAGTCCGCGTTCGCATGCGACGTGCAGATCCGAGCGCACGCGGACCCGGTCCCGGCATGGGCGACCTGGCAGGACGGTGCGCTGACGGTTCGCCCGGAGGTGCCGTTCGAGGGCGTCGCCCCGGGACAGACCGCCGTGCTCTACGTCGGCACGCGGGTGCTGGGCCAGTTCACGATCGATCGCACCGTCTCCGCCGTCCCCGCCGCCTGA
- the glgX gene encoding glycogen debranching protein GlgX: MVNPKTTADPAGLLDPALDDLGVTLHDGGGTLRVWSQAADSVELVVFDEGDLDWSIAAEPLQRQARGVWQIDTELLRPGTRYAVRVAGSTAAGNMFNPQTLLIEPYSKGLVSGGFADWRSVAVDTTFDWGGVRKPRVPLDRTVLYEGHVKGMTKRHPGVPAHLHGTYAGLAHPAMIEHFLDLGVTTIELLPIHAFASEPRLLQLGLCNYWGYNSLNFFSPHAEYATEAARREGPDAVLREVKGMVKLLHEAGLEVVLDVVYNHTAEEGIGGPRTSLRGLDNRAYYRQTEDGAYIDVTGCGNSLNTSTDAAARLVLDSLRYWADEVQVDGFRFDLAVTLGRDADHTFTPEHPLLRAIIDDPVLADVKKIAEPWDVGMGGWQTGNMGQGWMEWNDRYRDRVRNFWLSDIDYARRASTAPVGIGGFATRLAGSSNTFSAERGPLAGVNFVTAHDGFTLRDLVSYDVKHNLGNGEQGRDGADTNRSFNHGTEGPTDDEWILATRRKAMRNLLGTLLLSAGVPMLTAGDEFGRSQRGNNNAYCHDSALTWLPWQHAPWQEDLYAHARRLLQVRRDNPALRPIRFARPDEAIPSASVMEWYDEHGDTMSGERWTNPAHRTLQYVAASTPETEAFNRILLVVHGNESPIDVTLPDVPGVTRYVSLWTSAEEVPSEPGSVHVPGGIVPMAATSMHLFRAE, encoded by the coding sequence ATGGTCAACCCGAAGACGACCGCCGATCCCGCGGGTCTGCTGGATCCCGCCCTGGACGACCTCGGCGTCACCCTGCACGACGGCGGGGGGACGCTGCGGGTGTGGTCGCAGGCGGCGGACAGCGTCGAACTCGTCGTCTTCGACGAGGGCGATCTCGACTGGAGCATCGCCGCCGAGCCGCTGCAGCGTCAGGCCAGGGGCGTGTGGCAGATCGACACGGAGCTGCTGCGACCCGGCACGCGGTACGCCGTGCGGGTGGCCGGATCGACCGCGGCCGGCAACATGTTCAACCCGCAGACGCTCCTCATCGAGCCCTACTCCAAGGGGCTCGTCAGTGGCGGCTTCGCGGACTGGCGGTCGGTCGCAGTGGACACGACCTTCGACTGGGGCGGGGTACGCAAGCCCCGGGTTCCGCTGGATCGGACCGTGCTCTACGAGGGGCACGTCAAGGGCATGACCAAGCGTCACCCCGGCGTCCCGGCCCACCTGCACGGGACCTATGCCGGTCTCGCACACCCGGCGATGATCGAGCACTTCCTGGATCTCGGGGTGACGACCATCGAGCTGCTGCCGATCCACGCCTTCGCTTCGGAGCCGCGCCTGCTCCAGCTCGGACTGTGCAACTACTGGGGGTACAACAGCCTCAACTTCTTCTCACCGCACGCGGAGTACGCCACCGAGGCCGCCCGCCGGGAGGGCCCGGATGCGGTCCTGCGCGAGGTCAAGGGCATGGTGAAGCTCCTCCACGAAGCCGGTCTGGAAGTGGTGCTGGACGTCGTCTACAACCACACCGCGGAGGAGGGCATCGGCGGGCCGCGCACGAGCCTGCGTGGCCTGGACAACCGGGCGTACTACCGGCAGACGGAGGACGGCGCCTACATCGACGTGACCGGCTGCGGCAACTCACTGAACACCTCCACCGATGCCGCCGCCCGCCTCGTGCTGGACTCCCTGCGCTACTGGGCGGACGAGGTGCAGGTCGACGGGTTCCGGTTCGACCTGGCCGTGACCCTCGGTCGCGACGCCGACCACACGTTCACCCCGGAGCATCCCCTGCTGCGTGCGATCATCGACGACCCCGTGCTGGCGGACGTGAAGAAGATCGCCGAGCCGTGGGACGTGGGGATGGGCGGCTGGCAGACCGGCAACATGGGGCAGGGATGGATGGAGTGGAACGACCGGTACCGGGACCGGGTCCGAAACTTCTGGCTCTCCGACATCGACTACGCCCGGCGGGCGTCCACCGCCCCGGTCGGCATCGGCGGCTTCGCCACCCGGCTCGCTGGTTCGTCCAACACCTTCAGCGCCGAGCGGGGGCCGCTCGCCGGTGTGAACTTCGTGACGGCGCACGACGGCTTCACGCTGCGGGACCTCGTCTCCTACGACGTCAAGCACAACCTCGGCAACGGCGAGCAGGGACGCGACGGCGCCGACACGAACCGCTCCTTCAACCACGGCACCGAGGGACCGACCGACGACGAGTGGATCCTGGCGACGCGACGGAAGGCGATGCGCAATCTGCTCGGCACACTGCTGCTGTCCGCGGGCGTCCCCATGCTGACCGCCGGGGACGAGTTCGGTCGCTCGCAGCGCGGCAACAACAACGCCTACTGTCATGACTCGGCGCTGACCTGGCTTCCCTGGCAGCACGCGCCCTGGCAGGAGGACCTCTACGCGCACGCGCGACGGCTGCTGCAGGTGCGGCGGGACAACCCGGCGCTGCGGCCGATTCGGTTCGCCCGCCCCGACGAGGCGATCCCCTCCGCATCGGTCATGGAGTGGTACGACGAGCACGGGGACACCATGTCCGGCGAGCGCTGGACGAACCCCGCGCACCGCACGCTGCAGTACGTCGCGGCGTCAACGCCCGAGACGGAGGCCTTCAACCGCATCCTCCTCGTCGTGCACGGCAACGAGTCGCCGATCGACGTGACGCTGCCCGACGTGCCCGGTGTCACCCGGTACGTATCGCTCTGGACGAGCGCCGAGGAGGTGCCCTCCGAGCCCGGATCCGTGCACGTCCCGGGTGGGATCGTGCCGATGGCCGCGACATCCATGCATCTTTTCCGCGCGGAGTGA
- the ligA gene encoding NAD-dependent DNA ligase LigA has protein sequence MRRLEQIERAFPELQGQDSPTQSVGAAQTSDLATIEHAERMLSLDNVFSPEELREWCVKAENSAGRRVRWLTELKIDGLAISLRYENGVLTSAATRGDGRVGEIVTENALRLGDIPERLSGTGHPALVEVRGEVFIPVAAFERLNALQAELRERAVAEARERWATRKAGAAEFDEEKARAAAQRRFPAFANPRNAASGGLRQQLDKKTGLEREAALERIGALRLYVHGIGAWPDPPVSAQSEVYALLEGWGLPVSTHNRVNDDIDGVLGFVAYYGEHRHDVEHELDGIVVKVDELSLHDELGATSRAPRWAIAYKYPPEQVNTRLLDIVVSVGRTGRATPFAVMEPVRVAGSVVRQATLHNQDVVKAKGVLIGDTVVLRKAGDVIPEVLGPVAELRDGTERAFVMPAECPECGTPLAPAKEGDIDLRCPNARSCPAQVRGRVEHIGSRGALDIEALGEVTAAALTQPDVPAEPPLDTEAGLFDLTLEQIVPIEVVVRDAETGLPKENDAGVVKKRSPFRRNPSAEEKRAGLTGPQPSEQARKLLEELEKAKTKDLWRLLVALNIRHVGPVAARALAQWFGSLDAIRAASREELAAVEGVGGIIADAVLDWFEVDWHRDIVERWSEAGVRWATPGHPGPGAASAGGGVLEGITVVATGSLEGYSREGAQEAIIAAGGKAASSVSKKTDFVAAGPGAGSKLAKAEDLGVRIIDAAQFRILVEQGPAALDAPVATEPPL, from the coding sequence ATGCGGCGGCTCGAGCAGATCGAACGCGCTTTCCCCGAGCTGCAGGGTCAGGACTCGCCGACGCAGTCCGTCGGGGCGGCGCAGACGTCCGATCTCGCGACGATCGAGCACGCCGAGCGGATGCTCAGCCTCGACAACGTCTTCTCCCCGGAGGAGCTGCGCGAATGGTGCGTGAAGGCGGAGAACTCCGCCGGACGTCGGGTGAGGTGGCTCACGGAACTGAAGATCGACGGGCTCGCGATCAGTCTGCGCTACGAGAACGGCGTCCTCACCTCGGCCGCGACCCGCGGCGACGGCCGGGTGGGGGAGATCGTGACCGAGAACGCCCTGCGCCTGGGGGACATCCCCGAGCGGCTGAGCGGCACGGGCCATCCGGCGCTCGTCGAGGTCCGCGGAGAGGTGTTCATCCCGGTCGCCGCCTTCGAGCGGCTGAACGCGTTGCAGGCCGAGCTGCGGGAACGTGCCGTCGCGGAGGCCCGTGAGCGGTGGGCGACCCGCAAGGCGGGGGCGGCGGAGTTCGACGAGGAGAAGGCGCGGGCCGCGGCGCAACGCCGGTTCCCGGCGTTCGCCAACCCGCGCAACGCCGCCAGCGGGGGACTCCGGCAGCAGCTCGACAAGAAGACCGGGCTCGAGCGCGAAGCGGCACTGGAGCGGATCGGAGCACTGCGCCTGTACGTCCACGGCATCGGTGCCTGGCCCGATCCGCCGGTCTCGGCCCAGAGCGAGGTCTACGCGCTGCTCGAGGGATGGGGCCTCCCGGTGAGCACCCACAACCGGGTGAACGACGACATCGACGGGGTGCTCGGGTTCGTCGCGTACTACGGCGAGCACCGGCATGACGTGGAGCACGAGCTGGACGGCATCGTCGTGAAGGTCGACGAGCTCTCCCTGCACGACGAACTCGGCGCGACGAGCCGTGCACCCCGGTGGGCGATCGCGTACAAGTACCCGCCGGAGCAGGTGAACACCCGCCTGCTCGACATCGTCGTCTCGGTGGGACGGACCGGTCGGGCCACGCCCTTCGCGGTGATGGAGCCCGTCCGGGTCGCAGGTTCCGTGGTGCGGCAGGCCACCCTGCACAACCAGGACGTCGTCAAGGCCAAGGGCGTCCTCATCGGCGACACCGTCGTCCTGCGCAAAGCGGGCGACGTGATCCCGGAGGTGCTGGGTCCGGTCGCCGAGCTCAGGGACGGCACGGAGCGGGCCTTCGTCATGCCGGCGGAGTGTCCCGAGTGCGGCACGCCCCTCGCCCCGGCGAAGGAGGGCGACATCGATCTGCGCTGCCCGAACGCGCGGTCGTGCCCCGCCCAGGTGCGCGGTCGCGTGGAACACATCGGCTCGCGCGGTGCGCTGGACATCGAAGCGCTCGGTGAGGTGACCGCCGCGGCCCTCACCCAGCCGGATGTGCCCGCCGAGCCGCCCCTCGACACGGAGGCGGGCCTGTTCGATCTCACCCTGGAGCAGATCGTCCCGATCGAGGTGGTCGTGCGGGACGCCGAGACCGGGCTCCCGAAGGAGAACGATGCGGGGGTCGTGAAGAAGCGCAGCCCGTTCCGGCGCAATCCCTCCGCGGAGGAGAAGCGCGCCGGGCTGACCGGCCCGCAGCCGTCCGAGCAGGCGCGGAAACTCCTGGAGGAGCTCGAGAAGGCCAAGACGAAGGACCTGTGGCGGCTCCTCGTCGCGCTGAACATCCGGCACGTCGGTCCCGTCGCCGCTCGGGCGCTCGCCCAGTGGTTCGGCTCGCTCGATGCGATACGTGCCGCCTCCCGCGAGGAGCTCGCCGCCGTCGAGGGTGTGGGCGGCATCATCGCGGACGCGGTGCTCGACTGGTTCGAGGTGGATTGGCATCGCGACATCGTGGAGCGCTGGAGCGAGGCCGGAGTGCGATGGGCGACGCCCGGTCATCCCGGCCCTGGCGCGGCATCCGCCGGCGGCGGGGTCCTCGAGGGGATCACGGTCGTCGCGACCGGATCGCTCGAGGGATACTCGCGGGAGGGCGCCCAGGAGGCGATCATCGCCGCCGGGGGGAAGGCGGCGTCCAGCGTCTCGAAGAAGACCGACTTCGTCGCCGCCGGTCCGGGCGCGGGCTCAAAGCTCGCCAAGGCCGAGGACCTCGGGGTACGGATCATCGACGCCGCCCAGTTCCGCATCCTGGTCGAGCAGGGACCCGCCGCCCTCGACGCGCCGGTAGCCACCGAGCCACCCCTTTGA
- a CDS encoding cysteine desulfurase family protein, which yields MQVYLDHAASSPLRPQARDAWIAAAEVVGNASSIHAGGQQARRVLEEARERLAATLGCDPIEVVFTSGGTEAVNLAVKGLWSARPQGARDIVLPDGEHHATLDSVAALVDREGAVPRPVRLERTGAIPVADFTAALPGAAFATAMVANNELGTISDAAALAAAAASAEVALHLDAVAAFGHIPLSFSDWRADAAGPGGLVAMSVSAHKVGGPVGVGAVVVARGARLRPQIHGGGQQRGLRAGTQDVAGAAAFAVAAEAALADQAAEGVRLGRLRERLAAGILTAVPDAEPLGDPVRRVPGTLHMHFAGARGETLLFLLDQRGVAVSTGSACQAGVPEPSHVVQAIGRDEETARSVLRFSLGRTTTESDVDAALAAIPWAVERARAAGAARSPRS from the coding sequence ATGCAGGTGTACCTCGATCACGCGGCCTCGAGTCCGCTGCGTCCGCAGGCGCGCGACGCCTGGATCGCCGCGGCCGAGGTGGTCGGCAACGCCTCCTCCATCCACGCGGGCGGGCAGCAGGCGCGCAGAGTGCTCGAAGAGGCACGGGAACGCCTGGCCGCCACCCTGGGGTGCGACCCCATCGAGGTGGTCTTCACCAGCGGGGGGACGGAAGCGGTGAACCTCGCGGTGAAGGGGCTCTGGTCCGCCCGCCCGCAGGGTGCCCGGGATATCGTGCTGCCGGACGGCGAGCATCACGCGACGCTGGATTCGGTGGCGGCGCTCGTCGACCGGGAGGGCGCGGTGCCCCGTCCCGTGCGACTGGAGCGGACCGGGGCGATCCCGGTCGCGGATTTCACCGCCGCGCTGCCGGGAGCCGCCTTCGCGACGGCGATGGTCGCGAACAACGAACTGGGCACGATCTCCGATGCGGCCGCGCTCGCCGCGGCCGCGGCGTCCGCGGAGGTCGCCCTGCACCTCGACGCGGTGGCCGCATTCGGGCACATCCCGCTCTCGTTCTCCGACTGGCGGGCGGATGCGGCCGGGCCCGGCGGGCTGGTGGCTATGAGCGTCTCGGCGCACAAGGTCGGGGGACCGGTGGGTGTCGGGGCCGTGGTGGTGGCCCGGGGCGCTCGCCTGCGTCCGCAGATCCACGGTGGCGGACAGCAGCGGGGACTCCGGGCGGGGACGCAGGACGTGGCCGGTGCGGCGGCATTCGCGGTGGCCGCCGAGGCGGCGCTCGCCGACCAGGCCGCGGAGGGCGTGCGGCTCGGCCGTCTGCGCGAACGGCTGGCCGCGGGGATCCTCACCGCCGTGCCGGACGCCGAGCCCCTCGGGGACCCCGTCCGGCGGGTCCCGGGAACCCTGCACATGCACTTCGCCGGCGCGCGCGGAGAGACCCTGCTGTTCCTGCTCGATCAGCGCGGTGTCGCCGTCTCCACCGGCTCCGCCTGTCAGGCGGGGGTCCCGGAGCCGTCCCATGTGGTCCAGGCGATCGGGCGCGACGAGGAGACCGCTCGCTCGGTGCTGCGCTTCAGCCTCGGCCGGACGACGACCGAAAGCGACGTGGACGCGGCGCTCGCCGCCATCCCGTGGGCCGTCGAACGGGCGCGCGCAGCCGGGGCCGCCCGTTCCCCGCGCTCGTAG
- the glgB gene encoding 1,4-alpha-glucan branching protein GlgB yields the protein MTPPDPSLLDAVAAGSHHAPHDVLGIHPATADGTWIVRTRRPLAQSVTAVFGDGRRVPLAHLHGGIWEGETTGEPQAYQVVATYQDGPAHTTDDPYRHTPTLGELDLHLIGEGRHERLWDVLGAHVRLHGDAEGTSFAVWAPHARAIRVVGDFNGWDGAGHAMRSMGGSGVWELFIPGVGVGTTYKYQILTEHDGWVMKADPMARAAEVPPATASVVTASDYVWGDDEWIADRASSQPLTRPMSVYELHLGSWRPGLGYREAADPLVEYMTAQGFTHVEFMPLAEHPFGGSWGYQVTGYYAPTSRFGSPDDLRYLIDRLHAAGIGVIMDWVPGHFPKDSFALARFDGGPLYEHPDPRRGEHRDWGTLIFDYGRNEVRNFLVANALYWFDQFHVDGLRVDAVASMLYLDYSREPGEWEPNEFGGRENLEAIRFLQETNATVYKTFPGIAMIAEESTSYPGVTAPTSAGGLGFGFKWNMGWMNDSLVYISRDPMYRSHHEAELTFSFVYAFSENFVLPISHDEVVHGKGSLFTRMPGDHWQKLAGMRLFLSYMWGHPGKQLLFMGQEFGQLSEWSESRGLDWWLLDQPTHRELQDFVAALNRAYRAEPALWSRDHDGAAFDRIGGPAWNPDVSAFVRRGDDGAPVAILCNFSGAPLRLELDLPSAGRWDEVLNSDATVYGGSGVGNFGSVQTDAAGRANVTLPPLGALWLRYAG from the coding sequence ATGACTCCTCCCGACCCGTCCCTGCTCGACGCCGTCGCCGCGGGATCCCACCACGCCCCGCACGACGTGCTGGGGATCCACCCGGCTACCGCGGACGGCACGTGGATCGTGCGCACGCGTCGCCCGCTCGCCCAGTCCGTCACGGCCGTCTTCGGCGATGGCCGCCGCGTCCCCCTCGCCCACCTGCACGGCGGGATCTGGGAGGGTGAGACGACCGGCGAGCCGCAGGCCTATCAGGTGGTCGCGACGTACCAGGACGGCCCGGCACACACCACGGACGATCCCTATCGGCACACCCCGACGCTCGGCGAGCTGGACCTGCATCTGATCGGAGAGGGCCGTCACGAGCGGCTCTGGGATGTGCTGGGCGCCCACGTGCGCCTGCACGGGGACGCCGAGGGCACCTCGTTCGCCGTCTGGGCCCCCCACGCCCGCGCCATCCGCGTCGTGGGCGACTTCAACGGGTGGGACGGTGCCGGCCACGCGATGCGCTCGATGGGGGGCAGCGGCGTCTGGGAGCTGTTCATCCCGGGTGTCGGCGTCGGGACGACGTACAAGTACCAGATCCTCACGGAGCACGACGGCTGGGTCATGAAGGCCGACCCGATGGCGAGGGCCGCCGAGGTGCCGCCTGCGACCGCATCCGTGGTCACCGCATCCGACTACGTATGGGGCGATGACGAGTGGATCGCCGATCGCGCCTCCTCGCAGCCGCTGACCAGACCCATGTCGGTGTACGAGCTGCATCTCGGCTCCTGGCGTCCAGGACTCGGGTACCGGGAAGCGGCCGATCCCCTCGTCGAGTACATGACCGCGCAGGGATTCACCCACGTCGAGTTCATGCCGCTGGCGGAGCACCCGTTCGGCGGTTCGTGGGGATACCAGGTGACCGGCTACTACGCCCCGACCAGCCGCTTCGGCAGCCCGGACGATCTGCGCTACCTCATCGACCGCCTGCACGCAGCGGGGATCGGGGTCATCATGGACTGGGTCCCCGGTCACTTCCCCAAGGACTCCTTCGCCCTCGCCCGCTTCGACGGCGGCCCGCTGTACGAGCACCCGGACCCGCGCCGCGGTGAGCACCGTGACTGGGGGACCCTCATCTTCGACTACGGCCGGAACGAGGTGCGCAACTTCCTCGTCGCCAACGCGCTGTACTGGTTCGACCAGTTCCACGTCGACGGGCTGCGCGTCGACGCGGTCGCGTCCATGCTGTACCTCGACTACTCGCGCGAGCCCGGCGAATGGGAACCGAACGAGTTCGGCGGGCGCGAGAACCTGGAGGCCATCCGGTTCCTGCAGGAGACCAACGCGACCGTCTACAAGACGTTCCCCGGCATCGCGATGATCGCCGAGGAATCCACCAGCTACCCCGGTGTCACCGCACCCACCAGCGCCGGCGGTCTCGGATTCGGCTTCAAATGGAACATGGGCTGGATGAACGATTCGCTCGTCTACATCTCGCGGGACCCGATGTACCGTTCCCATCACGAGGCCGAGCTGACGTTCTCGTTCGTCTACGCCTTCAGCGAGAACTTCGTGCTGCCGATCAGCCACGACGAGGTCGTGCACGGCAAGGGCAGCCTCTTCACGCGGATGCCGGGCGACCACTGGCAGAAGCTGGCCGGGATGCGACTGTTCCTGTCGTACATGTGGGGCCACCCGGGCAAGCAACTGCTGTTCATGGGTCAGGAGTTCGGTCAGCTCTCGGAATGGTCGGAGAGCCGCGGTCTGGACTGGTGGCTGCTCGACCAGCCGACCCACCGTGAGCTGCAGGACTTCGTCGCCGCGCTGAACCGGGCGTACCGCGCGGAGCCCGCCCTCTGGAGCCGGGACCACGACGGGGCCGCCTTCGACCGGATCGGGGGGCCCGCGTGGAACCCGGACGTGTCCGCGTTCGTCCGTCGTGGCGACGACGGTGCACCCGTCGCGATCCTCTGCAACTTCTCGGGCGCACCGCTGCGCCTCGAACTGGACCTGCCCTCCGCCGGGCGCTGGGACGAGGTGCTGAACTCGGACGCCACCGTGTACGGCGGATCCGGGGTCGGCAATTTCGGCAGCGTCCAGACGGATGCCGCCGGTCGCGCGAACGTCACGCTCCCGCCGTTGGGCGCCCTCTGGCTTCGCTACGCGGGCTGA